GCTACACGCGTGCTACAATGGCGGTGACAACGAGATGCAATAGGGCGACCTGGAGCAAATCTTTAAAAGCCGTCTCAGTTCGGATTGCACTCTGCAACTCGAGTGCATGAAGTTGGAATCACTAGTAATCGCGGATCAGCATGCCGCGGTGAATACGTTCTCGGGTCTTGTACACACTGCCCGTCACGCCATGGGAGTTGGTTTTATTCGAAGTCGGTGAGCTAACCGCAAGGAGGCAGCTGACCACAGTAGAATCAGCGACTGGGGTGAAGTCGTAACAAGGTAGCCGTAGGGGAACCTGCGGCTGGATTACCTCCTTTCAAAGACAAATTTTGGCGTCACTACCTTTGTTTTTTCTAAGCTTTTTTGTTTCATCAATTTAAGGTATCAATATGAAAAAAAAATTGTTAATTCTCCAATTTTTTTTAGCTCTTATTTCAATTTCTAGTATATCTATTGCTGATAATCAGATCACATCAGTTGAATCATCATTAAAAAAATTACTTCCTAATGAAAGAATTAGAGTAAGATATGTAAATAATAACGTAGCGCTTCATGGTGAAGTTTCTTCACAAGAAGTGGCTAGAAAAGCTATTGAAATTGCTTCTGAATACGTTAGTGAAGAAAAAGAAGTTATTAACATGTTGACCGTAAAATATGGTCAACAAGTTATGTTAAAAGTAAAATTTGGTGAAATAAGTAGAAGTCAATTATCAGATGTACAAGCTACATGTGGACATTCACCAAAAACATTAACAACATGTTTAGACAGTTTATCAAAAAAAGGCGTATTTAAATTATATGCTGAACCAAGTTTAGTAGCTATTTCAGGTGAATCTGCTCAATTTTCATCTGGTGGTGAAATTCCTTTACCTGTAACTGATGCAAATGGTTTAAGAACAGTTTCTTATAAACCATATGGAATAAGAATGTCATTTACACCAAAAGTTATTACAGCACAAAATGTAAGAATAAATGTTGAATATGAAGTTTCTGAGATTATCAAAACAAATTCCATATCTACAGCAGGTGGTCAATTACCTACATTTAATAAAAGTCACGCATACACAACTGTAGAATTAGCTCCAGGTGAAAGTTTTATGATAGCTGGAATTATAAAAGATAATGCAGATTTATCAGCTAAAAGAAATGGATTGTTTTCAATGTTATCAGGTGTAATGTCACCTCAAAGCTCATATGAACAAAAAGAAATGGTAATTTCAATTACTCCATATTTAGTAAATCCTGCAAGTTCAGATAACATTAAATTACCTACTGATAATTTTGAAGCTGAAACAGAATTAGATAAGCTTTTAAGTAAAAAATTAGGTGAAAAAGATTCTAATAAATCAAGTTTTGTTTTAGATTAAAAAAATCTAGCAAAGGTTTTTATTAGTATATATAATAGGTGATTAATATATCTGTCTAACTAATTTTAAATAAGTAATTTGTATGAAATCACTTGCTATTCTAATCACTTCAATATTTATCTTATCCAGTTGTGTAATAAGCGACACATCATCAAGTTTTGGCCAATATAAAGCAACTAAATTATATAACAAAACAGATGAAAGCGTAAGCTTCATTGTTAGTGATGATGAATCATTTTTAGATCTTCAAAATTGGCTTAATACTGATGATACAAAATATCATGCTAACTTAACTTTAGGCTTTAGTAAGCAATTAAATAAAAAAGTTACTTCACTTTTAAATAAGAAAAAAATAAAGTTTACAACATCAAAACATAAATCTGATCTTTTACAAATCGAGTTGTTTAGTGAAATAACTCAATTAGTTAAGTGTAAGGATAATTCGTTTGGATGCGCTAATAATAGTAATTTACTTAATATGGTAAGAGATAAAAATCAGCTTATTTCTCCAAGTGTAAGTAAAAATGTAAAATCTTACACATTAAACTAATAATTACTTAAAACATTAAATTAAAAGGCTTTAATTACATCGCTAATTAAAGCCTTTTTTTATGCAATAAATTTTATGTCATACTTACTTTTTCTTTTTATAAAAACTAAATTTTTCATAGAGATTTTTTAATTTTTATAAATATAAAGTAACTCAAAATTCAATTAGAAATAAATGGTTGAAAATAAAGAAAACTTAATATAAAACTGCAAGAGTTATAACTAAGAGGAGTCTCTCAAATGGATAAAAATTTACAAGGTATTTTTGATAACGTAAAAGCATATTGCGATAATAATTTTAAATTTGATTTTAATCCAGCAAATCCAATTGTTAGATTACATGAACCAACATTTTCTCATGAAGAAATTAATGTTGCAGTTGCAACAATGCTTTCAACATTCGTAACTATGGGAAAGCAAAATCGTGAATTTGAAGAATTATATGCTAAAAAATTCGGCCATAAATATGGTGTAACAAACAACTCCGGTTCTTCAGCAAATTTACTTGCTGTTGCAACACTTGCAAATCCTGCAACTCCAAATCATTTAAAACCAGGTGATGAAGTAATAGTACCTTCACTTTCATGGTCAACTACAGTTTGGCCACTTGTACAACACGGATTAGTTCCTGTGTTTGTTGATTGTGATTTAAAAACATTTAACTTGGATTTAGAAAAATTAGAAAAAGCAATTACTCCAAAAACAAGAGCTATTAAATTAGTCCACGTTTATGGCAATCCATGTGATATGGATCCATTACTTGAAATTGCAAAAAAACATAATTTATTTGTAATTGAAGATTCTTGTGAATCAATGGGTGCAAAATATAAAGGTAAATATGTAGGAAGCTTCGGTGATATCGGAACCTTTAGCTTTTTCTTCTCACATCACATAACAACTCTTGAAGGCGGAATTTGTACTACCGATAATTTTGATTACGCTGAAACAATGAGAGTATTAAGAGCTCATGGTTGGTCAAGAGAAGCAGATGAAAAACAAAAATATATCGATATGTATCCAGAAATTGATCCAAGATTTATTTTTATTAATCATGGTTATAATGTAAGAATAACAGAAGTTCAAGCTGCT
The sequence above is a segment of the Sphingobacteriia bacterium genome. Coding sequences within it:
- a CDS encoding BON domain-containing protein, with the translated sequence MKKKLLILQFFLALISISSISIADNQITSVESSLKKLLPNERIRVRYVNNNVALHGEVSSQEVARKAIEIASEYVSEEKEVINMLTVKYGQQVMLKVKFGEISRSQLSDVQATCGHSPKTLTTCLDSLSKKGVFKLYAEPSLVAISGESAQFSSGGEIPLPVTDANGLRTVSYKPYGIRMSFTPKVITAQNVRINVEYEVSEIIKTNSISTAGGQLPTFNKSHAYTTVELAPGESFMIAGIIKDNADLSAKRNGLFSMLSGVMSPQSSYEQKEMVISITPYLVNPASSDNIKLPTDNFEAETELDKLLSKKLGEKDSNKSSFVLD
- a CDS encoding aminotransferase class I/II-fold pyridoxal phosphate-dependent enzyme; protein product: MDKNLQGIFDNVKAYCDNNFKFDFNPANPIVRLHEPTFSHEEINVAVATMLSTFVTMGKQNREFEELYAKKFGHKYGVTNNSGSSANLLAVATLANPATPNHLKPGDEVIVPSLSWSTTVWPLVQHGLVPVFVDCDLKTFNLDLEKLEKAITPKTRAIKLVHVYGNPCDMDPLLEIAKKHNLFVIEDSCESMGAKYKGKYVGSFGDIGTFSFFFSHHITTLEGGICTTDNFDYAETMRVLRAHGWSREADEKQKYIDMYPEIDPRFIFINHGYNVRITEVQAAMGKEQLKKFDAIAARRRRNAELYRKGLEEFSDLFHFQEEMHDSESTWFGYGLVLKENVKFDLKEINAYLQSNKIETRPIIAGNMTKHPALKMFDHRIAGTLENSDKIMQRGFAFGCHHAINDEGCAYVIEQIKNFIKTKYESTQESNQKAFV